Below is a genomic region from Candidatus Binatia bacterium.
CGCGAAACTTTCGCCATCAGGCCCGCCTCGGCCAGGCCGCCGAACTCGTAGATGATCGGCGAGAAGATCGACGCGATGCCGAACAGGATGTTGAGGATTTCGGCCTTGGAATACATCGACAGCACGTGGCGGCGCTCGATGTGACCCGTCTCGTGGCCGATGACGCTCGCCAGCTCGTCGTCCGACTGAACGAAGTCGACCAGGCCCTCGTTGACGTAGACGAAGCCGCCCAGCGTCGCGAACGAGTTCACCTGGGTGTCCTTGATGATCTTGACCGAGTACGGGACGTCCTTGCGCGCCACTTGATTCCAAAGGTTGCCGGCGACGCCTTGCACGTAGGCGTTGAGCAGCGGATCGGTCTCGACCACGCTGCTGGCGACGATCTGCAGATCCTCCGATTGGCCGAGGGCGATCTCGGCCTGCGTCGACATGGCCGAAACGCGCGCCGGATGCATCGCGCTCAGCAGTGACGCGATGACGAGGAGGGGAATGATGCGACGCAGCATGCTGTTTACTTCCTCTTAGCAAACGGACGAGCCCGCTCGGAGTCTACGCCCGGTCACTGTGTATTATATGTGGAAAAGGCTTAAGAAGTTGCGAGTCCTTTGTGGATACCGAGGGGGATTAATCCAATTCTTCTCGCACAGCGCAGCGTGACGCTCTTGCGGGGAAGGCGGGACGGCCTTGAAGTGTCGCTATCAGAACGCGACTTCGAGGAGGCTTGTGACGAGCTGGAAGCTCGCCTCGCCGAGCAGCCCAGCTTCTATCGCGGGTCGTCTGCGGTCGTGAATTTCGGCGACGCCTGCCCCTCGGATGCAGTTCTCGCCCGCCTGCGCGGCGTGCTGGACGGGGCCGGAATCAGCCTGCGCGCCCTTTCCGGCAGCGCGGGCGGCCTCGCGGATCTCGCGCACGAGCGAGGACTGGACTACGAGGCGTCCGCGACTGCGCCGGCGCCGCCAGTGCCGCCGGCCGCCCCCTCGGAGAGCCAGATGCAACTCTCCGACGCGGCACGCTCACTGGTGGCCGACTTCGCCGGCGCGCGCGGCGACATCGCGCAGCGCCGCAGGCGCGGCGAGGCCAGCGTACCGCGGCTGCGAAGCGAGTCCCGCAGCGCGCGCCCGCCCGCGTTGCACGTCGTGGAGGCCGCGCCGGGCACACTCTATCATCCCGGGACGCTGCGCGGCGGCCAGGTGCTGCATCACACGGGAAACATCGTCGTCGTCGGCGACGTGAACCCCGGCGCCGAGCTGGTCGCGACGGGCGACATCGTGGTGTTCGGACGCCTGCGCGGCATCGCGCACGCCGGCGCCGGCGGCGACGAGACCGCGCGGATCTACGCGCTCGACCTGTCCGCGACGCAACTGCGCATCGCCACATTCATCGCGGCCGAACAGGAAAACAAGCCGCGCAGGACCGCGGTGCCCGAAGCAGCGCTCGCGCGCGACGGCGGCATCCTCGTGTTGCCGCTCGATCGCCTCGGCGAGGCCGAAAACGCGGGAGCTGCCCCGGCATGAGCGCGCGCAAGATCGTCCTCACGTCCGGCAAGGGCGGCGTTGGCAAGACGACGACGACGGCCAACCTCGGGGCTACGCTCGCCAAGCGCGGACATCGCGTCATCCTGATCGACGCGGACATCGGCCTGCGCAACCTCGACCTCGTGCTCGGATTGGAGAAGCGCATCGTGTTCGACCTCGTCGAGGTCGCCGAGGGCCGCTGTCAGCTGCGCCAGGCGTTGATCAGGGACAAGCGTTTCGAATCGCTCGCGGTTTTGCCGGCCGCGCAGACGCGCGAGAAAGATGCGATCACGCCGGAGCAGTTTTCCGCCATCGTCGACCGCGCGGCGGAGCAGGCCGATTACGTGCTGATCGACTCGCCTGCCGGGATCGAAACCGGTTTTCGCAACGCGGTCGCGGGCGCGAGCGAGGCGATCGTCGTGACGACGCCGGAGGTCAGCTCGATTCGCGACGCCGACCGCGTCGTCGGCAAGATCGCCGCCGAAGGAAAGCCGATCCGGCTGATCGTCAATCGGCTGCGCCCGGACATGGTGCGCAGCGGCGACATGTTGTCGGTCGAGGACGTGTGCGACGTGCTGTCGATCGAGCTGCTCGGCATCGTGCCCGATGACGAAGAGGTCATCGACACGACCAACCGCGGCGAACCGGTCGTGCTCAGCGACACGAACCGTCTGCGCGGCATCTACGAAAAGATCGCGAGGCGACTCGAGGGAGAGCTCGTGCCGTTCACGAGCTTCGACGGTCAGGGCTTCCTCGGGCGCCTGCTGGACGCACTGAAAGCGGGGTAACACAGCGTGCACCAAGTCGAGTCGATTCAGTCCACGCCGGAAGCGAGCGCCGCGCCCGCCAAGCTAGGTCGCGCGATCGTGCTGACGTCGGGAAAGGGCGGCGTGGGCAAGACCACGACGACCGCCAACCTCGGCACCGCGCTCGCGCGCCGCGGATCGAGCGTCGTGCTCATCGACGCCGACGTGGGCCTGCGCAATCTCGACATCGTGCTCGGACTCGAGAGCCGCATCACGCACCATCTGCTCGACGTGCTCGAGGACCGCGTGACGCTCGACGACGCGCTGATCGCCGACAAGCACAGTGAGAATCTCTTTCTGCTCGCCGCGGCTCAATCGCGCGAGAAGGACGAAGTCGAGACGCCCAAGATGCAGGCGCTGGTCGCTTCGCTGCGCGAGCGCTTCGACTATGTCTTGATCGATTGCCCGGCCGGGATCGAGCTCGGATTCAAGAACGCGGTTGCGGGCGCCGAAGAGGCCATCGTCGTGTGCACGCCCGAGGTCTCGGCGGTGCGCGACGTCGATCGAGTCGTGGGGCTGCTCGGAAACCGCTTCCGTCCGCAGCTCGTGATCAACCGCCTGCGCCCGCAGCTCGTGAAGAAAGGCAAGATGCTGTCGGTCGAAGACGTCAACGCGATCCTGCGCCTGCCGTTGCTCGGCGTGATCGCCGACGAGCCCGAGATCATCGTGACGACCAACCGCGGCGAGCCGCTCGCGCTGCGCAAAGAAAACGCGACGGGAGCGGCCTATCACGCGATCGCGGCGCGGCTCGCGGGCGACGACGTCCCGCCGCCGATGCCGCCGGCCGCGAAGCCGACGCTGTTCGAGCGCATCGGCTCGCTCGTTGGAAGGAAGCGCTCATGATCGAGTTTCTCAAGCGGCTCTTCGGCCACCAGGGCTCGAGCGCGACCGCCAAGGAGCGGCTGCGCCTCGTCCTGATGACCGATCACCTCGAGCTCGCGCCCGAAATGATCGAGCAGATGAAGCGCGAGCTCGTCGAAGTGATCTCACGCCATGTCGAGGTCGATCGCGAACACATCGAAGTGAACTTCGAGCGGCAGGACCGCACGCTCGCGCTGCTGGCCAACATTCCGATCCTCTCCGTCAATCGTCCCAACGGTAAGGCCGAGTCCACACCGCCGCCTCCCAAACCGCCGAAACCGGCGTCCGCGAAGGCCGCGACGCGCAACGGCGAAGCGCCGCCTTCGCGCAAGCGCCGCCGCCGCAAGAAGAGCCAAAGCCAGCCCCAGGCATCGACGGCCCCGGCTTAGTTCTTCCAGATGGCCGTCCTAGCGCTCGGCGGCGACGCGCGGCGTTACTTTCGTAACTTCAACTGGTGGCTCGCCGCGGGCGGCCTGCTGATTGCGCTGGTAGGACTCGTGTGCATCCGGTCGGCCGATCTGCACTCTCCCGGCAGCGCGGGCGAGTTTCAAAAGCAGATCCTGTATCTCGTGCTCGGCGTGGCGATCATGATCGGCGTTTCGTTCGTCGACTATCGCACGTGGCAGCGCTGGGCGCCGGCGCTGTACGCGGTCAACCTGCTGTTGCTGCTCTTCATCCTGCGCGGTGGGCACTCGGCGATGGGAGCTCAGCGCTGGATTTCGTTGGGTCCGCTCGGGACGTTTCAGCCGTCTGAACCGGCCAAGCTCGTCATTGCGATCGCGCTCGCGGCGGTGCTGTGCCGCGGCACGTACGAGAACCTGCAGGACCTCTGGAAGCCGCTGCTGACCGTCGCGATCCCCGCGCTCGTAATCCTCAAGCAGCCCGATCTCGGCACGTCGCTGGTGCTGCTCGCGATCCTTACCGTCGAGCTCTTCTTTGCGCTGCCCAAGCTCGGCGATTTCGGCATTTACGTGGCCGCGCTGCTGGTCGTCGCGGCCGGCGCGATCGGCACGAACGCCGTGCTCAAGCCGTTCCAGCGCGCGCGGCTCTTCGTCTTTCTCAATCCGAAGGCCGATCCCCAAGGGTCGGGCTACAACCTCGACCAGTCGAAGATTGCCGTCGGCAACGGCGAGTGGTTCGGTCGCGGACTCTACCACGGTACGCAGACGCAGCTCAACTTCGTGCCGGAACATTCGCGCGACTTCGTCTTCACCGTGCTGGCGGAGGAGTGGGGCTTCGCCGGGGCCGCGCTGTTGCTCGCGCTGTACGCCGCGGTGCTCTTCGGCGGCATCCGCACGATGCTCGCCGCGCGCGACCGCTTCGGCTTCCTGCTGTCAGCCGGCCTGGTCGGCATGCTGTTTTTCCACGTCCTCATCAACGTCGGTATGACGATCGGCATCATGCCGATCACGGGAATCCCGCTGCCGTTCATGTCGTACGGCGGATCGGCATTGTTGACCGACTTCGCGGCGATCGGCATCCTGCTCAACGTGTACTCGCAGCGGGATCGCGACGTGCTAGGGAACGCGTAGCGTCGCCACGATCCCCGCGCGGTCGTCGTACAGCGTTTGGGCGACGTACTTCGCCACGACGTCGCGATGGATCGGCACGTGGTAGAGCAGCGTCACACGATCGCCGGCATGGCGCGAAACCACGATCCGGTCGAGTACCACGCGCAAGACCTCATGGTCGAACGGATTGAACAGAAACACGACGAGGTCGCCCTTCGGGAAAGCGAAGCGCCGGGCGTCGCCGCGGCGGATCCGCACGTCGCGGCAATGCAACGCTAACCCGCGCGCGGTCGCGAAGTTCTCGCGCGCGATCGCGTGCAGCGCGGGCGACAGCTCGATCCCGACGACCTGCTTGAACGGATGCTCCGCCGCGAGCAGCAGGGCGCGGCCCATGCCGCATCCCACGTCCACGAAGGCGGCCGCGCGCACGAGATCCTCGGGGACGAAAGCGAGCAGCTCCCCGAACGCCTCGACCGGAACCGGCTCGTAGTGCGTCGCGTGGACGTAGGCATCGCCGGAAGCCGGTTCGAGCTGGCCGAGCGTCAACAGCGCCTGCGTCGTGACGCCATGGGCCCTGTCGAAGCCCCTCCCGGAGGAACGCCCTGCGCCGGCCACACTGCGCTCTACTCAAGCGTCGCGCAACCAGCCTGCTGCGGGCAGGGTCGCTACGTAGGAGACCGGAACAAGGTCTCCTGGCTTGCCGGCAGGCTCCGTCGCGGGGACGTAGGGCCGCGGGCAAAGCCTTTTTGCAAGAATTTTTTAAAACGAGCCGGCCGGGGCGGCGCCTAGCCGCGAGAGGCGGGCTCTACAATTGAGGACAATTTGGCGAGCGAGATACTCATCTCGAGCGACCCCTGGGAAAACCGGGTCGCGATACTCGAGGACGGCGACTTAGCCGAACTCTACATCGAGCGCGAAGAAAAGGTCATCGGCTCGATCTACAAAGGAAAAGTACAGAACGTGCTTCCAGGCATGGGGGCGGCGTTCGCAGACATCGGCCTCGGCCGCAACGCGTTTCTGTACGTCGACGACATCAACAAACAGCCGCTCAACATCGGCGACGTGGAAATCACGTCTGGCCACAGCGGCTTCACGATCAGCGAGAAGGTCAAGCGCGGCGACGACGTGCTGGTGCAGATCGTCAAGGAACCACGCGGCCTCAAGGGCGCGCGGATCTCGACGAACATCTCGCTGCCGGGCCGCTATCTGATCTTGATGCCCACCGGCAAGTACTCGGGCGTTTCGCGCAAGATCGAATCGGCCGACGAGCGCAATCGCCTCAAGGGGATCATGAAGCGGATTCGCCCCGAGGGGATGGCGACGGTCGTGCGAACGGCCGCGGCCGGCGTGAGCGAGGCGGAGTTGATCGCCGATCTCGGCGTCTTGATCCGCATGTGGCATGGCATCCTCGAGACGTACAAGCGCGCGTCCTCGCCGTCGCTGCTACACAAGGACATGAACCTCGTCTACAAGGCCGCACGCGACTTCATCACGGCCGACGTTGAGCGCGTCCTCATCGACGACGAGGAAGAGTACCGCAAGGTCCGCGACTTCCTGCAGC
It encodes:
- the minC gene encoding septum site-determining protein MinC: MTLLRGRRDGLEVSLSERDFEEACDELEARLAEQPSFYRGSSAVVNFGDACPSDAVLARLRGVLDGAGISLRALSGSAGGLADLAHERGLDYEASATAPAPPVPPAAPSESQMQLSDAARSLVADFAGARGDIAQRRRRGEASVPRLRSESRSARPPALHVVEAAPGTLYHPGTLRGGQVLHHTGNIVVVGDVNPGAELVATGDIVVFGRLRGIAHAGAGGDETARIYALDLSATQLRIATFIAAEQENKPRRTAVPEAALARDGGILVLPLDRLGEAENAGAAPA
- the minD gene encoding septum site-determining protein MinD, translating into MSARKIVLTSGKGGVGKTTTTANLGATLAKRGHRVILIDADIGLRNLDLVLGLEKRIVFDLVEVAEGRCQLRQALIRDKRFESLAVLPAAQTREKDAITPEQFSAIVDRAAEQADYVLIDSPAGIETGFRNAVAGASEAIVVTTPEVSSIRDADRVVGKIAAEGKPIRLIVNRLRPDMVRSGDMLSVEDVCDVLSIELLGIVPDDEEVIDTTNRGEPVVLSDTNRLRGIYEKIARRLEGELVPFTSFDGQGFLGRLLDALKAG
- the minD gene encoding septum site-determining protein MinD, translated to MHQVESIQSTPEASAAPAKLGRAIVLTSGKGGVGKTTTTANLGTALARRGSSVVLIDADVGLRNLDIVLGLESRITHHLLDVLEDRVTLDDALIADKHSENLFLLAAAQSREKDEVETPKMQALVASLRERFDYVLIDCPAGIELGFKNAVAGAEEAIVVCTPEVSAVRDVDRVVGLLGNRFRPQLVINRLRPQLVKKGKMLSVEDVNAILRLPLLGVIADEPEIIVTTNRGEPLALRKENATGAAYHAIAARLAGDDVPPPMPPAAKPTLFERIGSLVGRKRS
- the minE gene encoding cell division topological specificity factor MinE, which encodes MIEFLKRLFGHQGSSATAKERLRLVLMTDHLELAPEMIEQMKRELVEVISRHVEVDREHIEVNFERQDRTLALLANIPILSVNRPNGKAESTPPPPKPPKPASAKAATRNGEAPPSRKRRRRKKSQSQPQASTAPA
- the rodA gene encoding rod shape-determining protein RodA, with protein sequence MAVLALGGDARRYFRNFNWWLAAGGLLIALVGLVCIRSADLHSPGSAGEFQKQILYLVLGVAIMIGVSFVDYRTWQRWAPALYAVNLLLLLFILRGGHSAMGAQRWISLGPLGTFQPSEPAKLVIAIALAAVLCRGTYENLQDLWKPLLTVAIPALVILKQPDLGTSLVLLAILTVELFFALPKLGDFGIYVAALLVVAAGAIGTNAVLKPFQRARLFVFLNPKADPQGSGYNLDQSKIAVGNGEWFGRGLYHGTQTQLNFVPEHSRDFVFTVLAEEWGFAGAALLLALYAAVLFGGIRTMLAARDRFGFLLSAGLVGMLFFHVLINVGMTIGIMPITGIPLPFMSYGGSALLTDFAAIGILLNVYSQRDRDVLGNA
- a CDS encoding class I SAM-dependent methyltransferase → MAGAGRSSGRGFDRAHGVTTQALLTLGQLEPASGDAYVHATHYEPVPVEAFGELLAFVPEDLVRAAAFVDVGCGMGRALLLAAEHPFKQVVGIELSPALHAIARENFATARGLALHCRDVRIRRGDARRFAFPKGDLVVFLFNPFDHEVLRVVLDRIVVSRHAGDRVTLLYHVPIHRDVVAKYVAQTLYDDRAGIVATLRVP